The following are encoded in a window of Myxocyprinus asiaticus isolate MX2 ecotype Aquarium Trade chromosome 17, UBuf_Myxa_2, whole genome shotgun sequence genomic DNA:
- the LOC127455291 gene encoding ribosomal protein 63, mitochondrial-like, producing MFLTLALFRKGIPGKQWIGKHRRPRAVTWQMKRNMLERLEQEAENEYWISRPFMTLEQERGHAAQRREWMSLQIKAARQAKFPEHKYIADQLNHLNITKNWAS from the coding sequence ATGTTCTTGACTTTGGCGCTTTTTCGGAAGGGGATCCCAGGAAAGCAGTGGATTGGGAAGCATCGTCGGCCTCGTGCAGTCACCTGGCAGATGAAGCGGAATATGTTGGAACGCCTGGAGCAGGAAGCAGAGAATGAATACTGGATCAGCCGGCCGTTCATGACATTAGAGCAGGAGAGAGGCCATGCAGCACAGAGACGGGAGTGGATGTCGCTTCAAATCAAAGCTGCACGACAAGCCAAGTTCCCTGAACACAAATACATCGCAGACCAATTGAACCATTTGAACATCACCAAGAACTGGGCCAGCTAA
- the LOC127455285 gene encoding protein FAM149B1-like isoform X2 — protein MISRYSRRPVSHSIEIRGLSRSCLDQHPLPEEADDDTVHPPRLLHDLQEYMSSYSRSEQSSATSVRSECQTVTTDDTAQSWSGIHSYTGTGISTERSSVFSWGYDEFDKAASRQVQQMFEEIDELLYERKGETQLKGLQEECHEWTSRFPHLRILGTQLVCPTDEGFQWYATPAHTPISSIGQNKEKTANELCVQGQRAVLCRPSVEVTHPSATPSCNHGDELPRVIEAEGLIEEYLAFDCRDLDEEWEREYINRRRRHCLPPVSPYRCRREVVLDLLFDDVWRELIGWMEELVRRHWEGFVSDDEKNAVALSPACTNSQNPFLLLSTFSTVLPPLSQSRTQQLTASMQAQSSKSWGSNHKSRRKSKKQRNSSTSSRVPVGAAVTHHNLNDLIMIHGIPLQQRNLGTLDRITQDSEEKVSHRPGSSALPASKPRPRRALEQSTSSLTRPPQSARRRNPPPRTLMPLTSSVTQPLTTGSMEEVVRGTRLTTASDRLTSPTMPLSRNTLLPPIGTEDTEHTHSGQHFRLMQKQRVSSSRAHSAVTDEGVSLQPRDKLHLLDVFSRPNTTHTFRSDTPYRRSFIGIDNNGQGRPGRASAGIDSLGIGVTGISLGISSSSFIDSFSHHPLSHFPIEHGEEPDAKAIQPLSVPARSHNRGSTTARSSRPGL, from the exons ATGATTTCAAGATATAGTCGACGGCCTGTATCTCACAGCATAGAGAT CCGTGGGTTGTCTCGCAGCTGTCTGGACCAGCATCCTCTTCCAGAGGAGGCAGATGATGATACTGTGCATCCTCCCAGACTCCTGCATGATCTACAGGAGTATATGTCCTCATACAGCAG atctGAGCAGTCCTCCGCTACATCTGTCAGATCAGAATGTCAGACAGTCACCACAGATGACACAGCACAGTCCTGGTCTGGTATCCATAGTTACACTGGCACTGGCATCTCCACAGAACGCAGCTCTGTCTTCTCCTGGGGCTATGAT GAGTTTGATAAAGCTGCCTCTAGGCAGGTCCAGCAGATGTTTGAAGAGATTGATGAATTGTTGTATGAGAGGAAGGGAGAAACTCAGCTCAAAGGCCTGCAGGAAGAGTGTCATGAGTGGACATCGAGATTCCCTCACCTACG GATCCTTGGAACACAGCTGGTGTGTCCTACGGATGAAGGCTTCCAGTGGTATGCCACACCTGCTCACACACCCATCTCCTCCATCggacaaaacaaagagaaaacagCCAATGA GTTGTGTGTGCAGGGTCAGAGAGCTGTTTTGTGTCGGCCCTCTGTGGAGGTGACCCACCCTAGTGCCACTCCCAGCTGTAACCATGGAGATGAGTTGCCCAGGGTTATCGAAGCCGAGGGGCTGATAGAAGAATATCTCGCCTTCGACTGCCGGgactt GGATGAAGAGTGGGAACGTGAGTACATTAACAGAAGGCGGAGACACTGCCTGCCCCCTGTCTCGCCCTATCGCTGTCGTCGGGAGGTGGTGCTTGATCTACTTTTTGATGATGTGTGGCGTGAGCTTATTGGCTGGATGGAGGAGCTGGTACGCAGGCATTGGGAGGGTTTTGTGTCAG ATGATGAGAAGAATGCCGTGGCCCTCAGCCCTGCATGCACTAACTCCCAGAATCCCTTTCTGCTCCTGTCCACCTTTTCAACGGTGCTTCCGCCGCTGTCCCAGAGCCGAACACAACAGCTCACAGCAAGCATGCAGGCACAG AGCTCAAAGTCATGGGGTTCAAATCACAAGTCAAGACGGAAATCCAAAAAGCAGAGAAATTCATCGACT TCCAGTCGGGTGCCTGTTGGGGCGGCTGTGACTCATCACAATCTCAATGACCTCATCATGATACATGGCATTCCATTGCAGCAAAGGAACCTGGGAACTCTGGACCGAATAACTCA GGACTCTGAAGAGAAAGTGTCTCATCGTCCTGGCTCTAGTGCCCTTCCTGCCAGTAAACCTCGCCCTCGCCGTGCCCTGGAGCAGAGCACCTCCTCCTTAACCCGTCCTCCTCAGTCGGCACGGCGACGGAACCCGCCTCCTCGCACTCTGATGCCATTGACCTCCAGTGTAACGCAGCCCCTCACAACTGGGTCCATGGAAGAGGTGGTTAGAGGGACAAGATT gacaACAGCCAGCGATCGTTTGACTTCACCTACAATGCCTCTAAGCAGAAATACTCTCCTCCCACCTATTGGTACAGAAGACACAGAGCACACGCACTCTGGACAACACTTCCGTCTTATGCAG aAACAGAGAGTCTCCTCGAGTCGTGCTCACAGTGCAGTGACTGACGAGGGTGTCAGTCTGCAGCCCAGAGACAAACTGCACCTGCTGGATGTGTTTTCCAGACCCAACACTACACACACATTTAGG TCGGACACCCCTTATCGCCGTTCATTCATTGGTATAGACAACAATGGGCAGGGACGACCTGGCAGAGCATCTGCTGGCATAG aTTCTCTGGGAATTGGTGTGACTGGAATCAGTTTGGGCATCAGCAGCAGCTCTTTCATAGACTCATTTTCCCATCATCCCCTCAGCCACTTCCCCATCGAGCATGGAGAGGAGCCTGATGCAAAAGCTATTCAACCAC TGTCTGTTCCAGCACGCTCCCACAACCGAGGCAGTACGACGGCACGCAGTAGCAGACCAGGGCtttaa
- the LOC127455285 gene encoding protein FAM149B1-like isoform X1 — MISRYSRRPVSHSIEIRGLSRSCLDQHPLPEEADDDTVHPPRLLHDLQEYMSSYSRSEQSSATSVRSECQTVTTDDTAQSWSGIHSYTGTGISTERSSVFSWGYDEFDKAASRQVQQMFEEIDELLYERKGETQLKGLQEECHEWTSRFPHLRILGTQLVCPTDEGFQWYATPAHTPISSIGQNKEKTANELCVQGQRAVLCRPSVEVTHPSATPSCNHGDELPRVIEAEGLIEEYLAFDCRDLDEEWEREYINRRRRHCLPPVSPYRCRREVVLDLLFDDVWRELIGWMEELVRRHWEGFVSDDEKNAVALSPACTNSQNPFLLLSTFSTVLPPLSQSRTQQLTASMQAQSSKSWGSNHKSRRKSKKQRNSSTSSRVPVGAAVTHHNLNDLIMIHGIPLQQRNLGTLDRITQYEHHRDSEEKVSHRPGSSALPASKPRPRRALEQSTSSLTRPPQSARRRNPPPRTLMPLTSSVTQPLTTGSMEEVVRGTRLTTASDRLTSPTMPLSRNTLLPPIGTEDTEHTHSGQHFRLMQKQRVSSSRAHSAVTDEGVSLQPRDKLHLLDVFSRPNTTHTFRSDTPYRRSFIGIDNNGQGRPGRASAGIDSLGIGVTGISLGISSSSFIDSFSHHPLSHFPIEHGEEPDAKAIQPLSVPARSHNRGSTTARSSRPGL; from the exons ATGATTTCAAGATATAGTCGACGGCCTGTATCTCACAGCATAGAGAT CCGTGGGTTGTCTCGCAGCTGTCTGGACCAGCATCCTCTTCCAGAGGAGGCAGATGATGATACTGTGCATCCTCCCAGACTCCTGCATGATCTACAGGAGTATATGTCCTCATACAGCAG atctGAGCAGTCCTCCGCTACATCTGTCAGATCAGAATGTCAGACAGTCACCACAGATGACACAGCACAGTCCTGGTCTGGTATCCATAGTTACACTGGCACTGGCATCTCCACAGAACGCAGCTCTGTCTTCTCCTGGGGCTATGAT GAGTTTGATAAAGCTGCCTCTAGGCAGGTCCAGCAGATGTTTGAAGAGATTGATGAATTGTTGTATGAGAGGAAGGGAGAAACTCAGCTCAAAGGCCTGCAGGAAGAGTGTCATGAGTGGACATCGAGATTCCCTCACCTACG GATCCTTGGAACACAGCTGGTGTGTCCTACGGATGAAGGCTTCCAGTGGTATGCCACACCTGCTCACACACCCATCTCCTCCATCggacaaaacaaagagaaaacagCCAATGA GTTGTGTGTGCAGGGTCAGAGAGCTGTTTTGTGTCGGCCCTCTGTGGAGGTGACCCACCCTAGTGCCACTCCCAGCTGTAACCATGGAGATGAGTTGCCCAGGGTTATCGAAGCCGAGGGGCTGATAGAAGAATATCTCGCCTTCGACTGCCGGgactt GGATGAAGAGTGGGAACGTGAGTACATTAACAGAAGGCGGAGACACTGCCTGCCCCCTGTCTCGCCCTATCGCTGTCGTCGGGAGGTGGTGCTTGATCTACTTTTTGATGATGTGTGGCGTGAGCTTATTGGCTGGATGGAGGAGCTGGTACGCAGGCATTGGGAGGGTTTTGTGTCAG ATGATGAGAAGAATGCCGTGGCCCTCAGCCCTGCATGCACTAACTCCCAGAATCCCTTTCTGCTCCTGTCCACCTTTTCAACGGTGCTTCCGCCGCTGTCCCAGAGCCGAACACAACAGCTCACAGCAAGCATGCAGGCACAG AGCTCAAAGTCATGGGGTTCAAATCACAAGTCAAGACGGAAATCCAAAAAGCAGAGAAATTCATCGACT TCCAGTCGGGTGCCTGTTGGGGCGGCTGTGACTCATCACAATCTCAATGACCTCATCATGATACATGGCATTCCATTGCAGCAAAGGAACCTGGGAACTCTGGACCGAATAACTCAGTATGAACACCA TAGGGACTCTGAAGAGAAAGTGTCTCATCGTCCTGGCTCTAGTGCCCTTCCTGCCAGTAAACCTCGCCCTCGCCGTGCCCTGGAGCAGAGCACCTCCTCCTTAACCCGTCCTCCTCAGTCGGCACGGCGACGGAACCCGCCTCCTCGCACTCTGATGCCATTGACCTCCAGTGTAACGCAGCCCCTCACAACTGGGTCCATGGAAGAGGTGGTTAGAGGGACAAGATT gacaACAGCCAGCGATCGTTTGACTTCACCTACAATGCCTCTAAGCAGAAATACTCTCCTCCCACCTATTGGTACAGAAGACACAGAGCACACGCACTCTGGACAACACTTCCGTCTTATGCAG aAACAGAGAGTCTCCTCGAGTCGTGCTCACAGTGCAGTGACTGACGAGGGTGTCAGTCTGCAGCCCAGAGACAAACTGCACCTGCTGGATGTGTTTTCCAGACCCAACACTACACACACATTTAGG TCGGACACCCCTTATCGCCGTTCATTCATTGGTATAGACAACAATGGGCAGGGACGACCTGGCAGAGCATCTGCTGGCATAG aTTCTCTGGGAATTGGTGTGACTGGAATCAGTTTGGGCATCAGCAGCAGCTCTTTCATAGACTCATTTTCCCATCATCCCCTCAGCCACTTCCCCATCGAGCATGGAGAGGAGCCTGATGCAAAAGCTATTCAACCAC TGTCTGTTCCAGCACGCTCCCACAACCGAGGCAGTACGACGGCACGCAGTAGCAGACCAGGGCtttaa
- the LOC127455285 gene encoding protein FAM149B1-like isoform X3 encodes MISRYSRRPVSHSIEIRGLSRSCLDQHPLPEEADDDTVHPPRLLHDLQEYMSSYSRSEQSSATSVRSECQTVTTDDTAQSWSGIHSYTGTGISTERSSVFSWGYDEFDKAASRQVQQMFEEIDELLYERKGETQLKGLQEECHEWTSRFPHLRILGTQLVCPTDEGFQWYATPAHTPISSIGQNKEKTANELCVQGQRAVLCRPSVEVTHPSATPSCNHGDELPRVIEAEGLIEEYLAFDCRDLDEEWEREYINRRRRHCLPPVSPYRCRREVVLDLLFDDVWRELIGWMEELVRRHWEGFVSDDEKNAVALSPACTNSQNPFLLLSTFSTVLPPLSQSRTQQLTASMQAQSSRVPVGAAVTHHNLNDLIMIHGIPLQQRNLGTLDRITQYEHHRDSEEKVSHRPGSSALPASKPRPRRALEQSTSSLTRPPQSARRRNPPPRTLMPLTSSVTQPLTTGSMEEVVRGTRLTTASDRLTSPTMPLSRNTLLPPIGTEDTEHTHSGQHFRLMQKQRVSSSRAHSAVTDEGVSLQPRDKLHLLDVFSRPNTTHTFRSDTPYRRSFIGIDNNGQGRPGRASAGIDSLGIGVTGISLGISSSSFIDSFSHHPLSHFPIEHGEEPDAKAIQPLSVPARSHNRGSTTARSSRPGL; translated from the exons ATGATTTCAAGATATAGTCGACGGCCTGTATCTCACAGCATAGAGAT CCGTGGGTTGTCTCGCAGCTGTCTGGACCAGCATCCTCTTCCAGAGGAGGCAGATGATGATACTGTGCATCCTCCCAGACTCCTGCATGATCTACAGGAGTATATGTCCTCATACAGCAG atctGAGCAGTCCTCCGCTACATCTGTCAGATCAGAATGTCAGACAGTCACCACAGATGACACAGCACAGTCCTGGTCTGGTATCCATAGTTACACTGGCACTGGCATCTCCACAGAACGCAGCTCTGTCTTCTCCTGGGGCTATGAT GAGTTTGATAAAGCTGCCTCTAGGCAGGTCCAGCAGATGTTTGAAGAGATTGATGAATTGTTGTATGAGAGGAAGGGAGAAACTCAGCTCAAAGGCCTGCAGGAAGAGTGTCATGAGTGGACATCGAGATTCCCTCACCTACG GATCCTTGGAACACAGCTGGTGTGTCCTACGGATGAAGGCTTCCAGTGGTATGCCACACCTGCTCACACACCCATCTCCTCCATCggacaaaacaaagagaaaacagCCAATGA GTTGTGTGTGCAGGGTCAGAGAGCTGTTTTGTGTCGGCCCTCTGTGGAGGTGACCCACCCTAGTGCCACTCCCAGCTGTAACCATGGAGATGAGTTGCCCAGGGTTATCGAAGCCGAGGGGCTGATAGAAGAATATCTCGCCTTCGACTGCCGGgactt GGATGAAGAGTGGGAACGTGAGTACATTAACAGAAGGCGGAGACACTGCCTGCCCCCTGTCTCGCCCTATCGCTGTCGTCGGGAGGTGGTGCTTGATCTACTTTTTGATGATGTGTGGCGTGAGCTTATTGGCTGGATGGAGGAGCTGGTACGCAGGCATTGGGAGGGTTTTGTGTCAG ATGATGAGAAGAATGCCGTGGCCCTCAGCCCTGCATGCACTAACTCCCAGAATCCCTTTCTGCTCCTGTCCACCTTTTCAACGGTGCTTCCGCCGCTGTCCCAGAGCCGAACACAACAGCTCACAGCAAGCATGCAGGCACAG TCCAGTCGGGTGCCTGTTGGGGCGGCTGTGACTCATCACAATCTCAATGACCTCATCATGATACATGGCATTCCATTGCAGCAAAGGAACCTGGGAACTCTGGACCGAATAACTCAGTATGAACACCA TAGGGACTCTGAAGAGAAAGTGTCTCATCGTCCTGGCTCTAGTGCCCTTCCTGCCAGTAAACCTCGCCCTCGCCGTGCCCTGGAGCAGAGCACCTCCTCCTTAACCCGTCCTCCTCAGTCGGCACGGCGACGGAACCCGCCTCCTCGCACTCTGATGCCATTGACCTCCAGTGTAACGCAGCCCCTCACAACTGGGTCCATGGAAGAGGTGGTTAGAGGGACAAGATT gacaACAGCCAGCGATCGTTTGACTTCACCTACAATGCCTCTAAGCAGAAATACTCTCCTCCCACCTATTGGTACAGAAGACACAGAGCACACGCACTCTGGACAACACTTCCGTCTTATGCAG aAACAGAGAGTCTCCTCGAGTCGTGCTCACAGTGCAGTGACTGACGAGGGTGTCAGTCTGCAGCCCAGAGACAAACTGCACCTGCTGGATGTGTTTTCCAGACCCAACACTACACACACATTTAGG TCGGACACCCCTTATCGCCGTTCATTCATTGGTATAGACAACAATGGGCAGGGACGACCTGGCAGAGCATCTGCTGGCATAG aTTCTCTGGGAATTGGTGTGACTGGAATCAGTTTGGGCATCAGCAGCAGCTCTTTCATAGACTCATTTTCCCATCATCCCCTCAGCCACTTCCCCATCGAGCATGGAGAGGAGCCTGATGCAAAAGCTATTCAACCAC TGTCTGTTCCAGCACGCTCCCACAACCGAGGCAGTACGACGGCACGCAGTAGCAGACCAGGGCtttaa
- the LOC127455285 gene encoding protein FAM149B1-like isoform X4 gives MISRYSRRPVSHSIEIRGLSRSCLDQHPLPEEADDDTVHPPRLLHDLQEYMSSYSRSEQSSATSVRSECQTVTTDDTAQSWSGIHSYTGTGISTERSSVFSWGYDEFDKAASRQVQQMFEEIDELLYERKGETQLKGLQEECHEWTSRFPHLRILGTQLVCPTDEGFQWYATPAHTPISSIGQNKEKTANELCVQGQRAVLCRPSVEVTHPSATPSCNHGDELPRVIEAEGLIEEYLAFDCRDLDEEWEREYINRRRRHCLPPVSPYRCRREVVLDLLFDDVWRELIGWMEELVRRHWEGFVSDDEKNAVALSPACTNSQNPFLLLSTFSTVLPPLSQSRTQQLTASMQAQSSRVPVGAAVTHHNLNDLIMIHGIPLQQRNLGTLDRITQDSEEKVSHRPGSSALPASKPRPRRALEQSTSSLTRPPQSARRRNPPPRTLMPLTSSVTQPLTTGSMEEVVRGTRLTTASDRLTSPTMPLSRNTLLPPIGTEDTEHTHSGQHFRLMQKQRVSSSRAHSAVTDEGVSLQPRDKLHLLDVFSRPNTTHTFRSDTPYRRSFIGIDNNGQGRPGRASAGIDSLGIGVTGISLGISSSSFIDSFSHHPLSHFPIEHGEEPDAKAIQPLSVPARSHNRGSTTARSSRPGL, from the exons ATGATTTCAAGATATAGTCGACGGCCTGTATCTCACAGCATAGAGAT CCGTGGGTTGTCTCGCAGCTGTCTGGACCAGCATCCTCTTCCAGAGGAGGCAGATGATGATACTGTGCATCCTCCCAGACTCCTGCATGATCTACAGGAGTATATGTCCTCATACAGCAG atctGAGCAGTCCTCCGCTACATCTGTCAGATCAGAATGTCAGACAGTCACCACAGATGACACAGCACAGTCCTGGTCTGGTATCCATAGTTACACTGGCACTGGCATCTCCACAGAACGCAGCTCTGTCTTCTCCTGGGGCTATGAT GAGTTTGATAAAGCTGCCTCTAGGCAGGTCCAGCAGATGTTTGAAGAGATTGATGAATTGTTGTATGAGAGGAAGGGAGAAACTCAGCTCAAAGGCCTGCAGGAAGAGTGTCATGAGTGGACATCGAGATTCCCTCACCTACG GATCCTTGGAACACAGCTGGTGTGTCCTACGGATGAAGGCTTCCAGTGGTATGCCACACCTGCTCACACACCCATCTCCTCCATCggacaaaacaaagagaaaacagCCAATGA GTTGTGTGTGCAGGGTCAGAGAGCTGTTTTGTGTCGGCCCTCTGTGGAGGTGACCCACCCTAGTGCCACTCCCAGCTGTAACCATGGAGATGAGTTGCCCAGGGTTATCGAAGCCGAGGGGCTGATAGAAGAATATCTCGCCTTCGACTGCCGGgactt GGATGAAGAGTGGGAACGTGAGTACATTAACAGAAGGCGGAGACACTGCCTGCCCCCTGTCTCGCCCTATCGCTGTCGTCGGGAGGTGGTGCTTGATCTACTTTTTGATGATGTGTGGCGTGAGCTTATTGGCTGGATGGAGGAGCTGGTACGCAGGCATTGGGAGGGTTTTGTGTCAG ATGATGAGAAGAATGCCGTGGCCCTCAGCCCTGCATGCACTAACTCCCAGAATCCCTTTCTGCTCCTGTCCACCTTTTCAACGGTGCTTCCGCCGCTGTCCCAGAGCCGAACACAACAGCTCACAGCAAGCATGCAGGCACAG TCCAGTCGGGTGCCTGTTGGGGCGGCTGTGACTCATCACAATCTCAATGACCTCATCATGATACATGGCATTCCATTGCAGCAAAGGAACCTGGGAACTCTGGACCGAATAACTCA GGACTCTGAAGAGAAAGTGTCTCATCGTCCTGGCTCTAGTGCCCTTCCTGCCAGTAAACCTCGCCCTCGCCGTGCCCTGGAGCAGAGCACCTCCTCCTTAACCCGTCCTCCTCAGTCGGCACGGCGACGGAACCCGCCTCCTCGCACTCTGATGCCATTGACCTCCAGTGTAACGCAGCCCCTCACAACTGGGTCCATGGAAGAGGTGGTTAGAGGGACAAGATT gacaACAGCCAGCGATCGTTTGACTTCACCTACAATGCCTCTAAGCAGAAATACTCTCCTCCCACCTATTGGTACAGAAGACACAGAGCACACGCACTCTGGACAACACTTCCGTCTTATGCAG aAACAGAGAGTCTCCTCGAGTCGTGCTCACAGTGCAGTGACTGACGAGGGTGTCAGTCTGCAGCCCAGAGACAAACTGCACCTGCTGGATGTGTTTTCCAGACCCAACACTACACACACATTTAGG TCGGACACCCCTTATCGCCGTTCATTCATTGGTATAGACAACAATGGGCAGGGACGACCTGGCAGAGCATCTGCTGGCATAG aTTCTCTGGGAATTGGTGTGACTGGAATCAGTTTGGGCATCAGCAGCAGCTCTTTCATAGACTCATTTTCCCATCATCCCCTCAGCCACTTCCCCATCGAGCATGGAGAGGAGCCTGATGCAAAAGCTATTCAACCAC TGTCTGTTCCAGCACGCTCCCACAACCGAGGCAGTACGACGGCACGCAGTAGCAGACCAGGGCtttaa